The nucleotide sequence TACCAGTACGTACCCTGAAATTGTCCATCAATTTGTCAAAGCGGTTTCTGAAGCGGATGGACTTGTGATCGGTTCGCCTGAATACCATGGCACAATGACAGGTGCTTTGAAAAATGCCATTGACTTCCTGGAAGGGCGCATTTTGCGTGATAAGCAGGTTGCCATCATTGGCGTATCTGGGGGAAGCATGGGTGCTACGAACACGGTCAACACGTTGCAGTTAATCATGCGCAATCTGCATGCATGGCCGTTGCCATCTAGTCCTTCCATCCCGAGTGCTTACAATGCCTTTACACCAGAAGGCAAGCTAAAGGATGAGCGTCTGCAAGCGCGCATGGAGCAGTTGGGTCAACAACTCGTCCAATATGTCCAAATGATGAACCAAACACCAGAAAAACAGCTGCGATAGGTACTTTTCTCTTGCAAATGCTTCTCATTACACGGTATCATATTTCTACGTGCCTTTTTTGGCTAGATGAAATAACGGTTTGGAAATGAGGGGTTCACAATGCCGCCGACGCCGAGTATGGAAGACTATTTGGAACGCATTTACAACTTAATTGAAGAAAAGGGCTATGCTCGTGTCTCCGATATTGCTGAAGCGTTGGAAGTACATCCCTCTTCGGTCACGAAAATGGTTCAGAAGCTAGACAAAGACAAGTATCTCGTTTATGAAAAATACCGTGGGCTTGTATTGACGCCAAAAGGGAAGAAAATCGGAAAACGCCTAGTGGATCGTCACAGTCTTCTGGAAGAATTTATGCGGATCATTGGCTTGGATGAAGAGCATATTTATCAGGATGTGGAAGGAATCGAGCACCATCTGAGCTGGGAATCGATTACATGCCTGGAGTATCTGGTTCAGTACTTCGAGGCAGATCCAAAACGTATAGAAGAGCTTCGTAACATTCGTTTGTTAGATGAGCAAAAAGAGGAATAGTCTATATCGTTATCGTATTATAGCGCAAGCCGACCAGGCTTGCGTTTTTCTTTGTGGTAACGGAAAAGCTGTCGTCTTATACATGGAAATGGGGAGGAATTTTAGGGAGGGGAAACAAGGTGAAAGCGGATGCGGTCTTTGAAGGTGGCGGCGTAAAAGGAATCGCTTTTATCGGTGCCTTGCGAGTCATGGAGGAGAATGGATACACATGGGAAAGGCTCGCTGGTACCTCGGCAGGCTCTATTGTTGCAGCTTTGCTCGGCGCAGGCTATTCCAGCCATGAATTGAAACCGATCTTTGAAGAGCTGGATTACCTTCACTTTCTCAAACGCTCAGGGCTGGGCAGGCTCCCTCTCATCGGACCAATCTATGAACTAGTCGTGCGGGAAGGGATTTATCGAGCAGATCGAATCGAGTTGTTCATAGAGGAGTTGTTACTACGAAAAGGAGTACGAACATTCGGAGATCTTCCTCCTGGTAAGCTGAAAGTTGTCGCATCTGATGTCACGGACGGAAAAATGCTTATTTTACCCGACGATTTGACCCGGTATGGTGTGGAACCCGATCATTTTCCTGTGGCACGGGCCGTTCGTATGTCTTCCTCGATTCCATTCTTTTTTCAGCCTGCAAAGCTGACAAGTGCTGGACATGTGCACTACATCGTCGATGGTGCTTTATTGAGCAATTACCCCGTGTGGTTATTTGATGTACCGGGGACTCCCCGGTGGCCGACGATTGGTTTTCGCCTGAGTGATGATCAGGACAAGAGAGAAGCGACTAGCATCAAGGGTCTTTTTTCCTTCTCTCGGGGATTGCTGGCGACCATGCTTGATGCCCATGACCGTCTGTTTGTGGAAAAGGCAAAAGCCGTTCGGACGATTTTCATTCATACATTAGGGGTGAGGACTACTCAGTTTCAACTGTCAAAAGAAATGCGGCAACAATTGTTTGAGTCAGGGGAGGCAGCCGCTCACAAATTTTTGGCACAATGGGATTTTGAAGATTACGTCAAGGTGTTTCGCAATAGCTCTCCGAAAATGCTGGTCTAATAAAAAAACAGGTCGCCATTTCAGGCAACCTGTTTTTGTTTTTAGTGAGAGATATTATTTTGCGATTTTTCGTCTTGTTTCTCTTTTGGCTTCCCTTTGCTGCCTTCGATCACACGAAACGGATGATCCTTTCGCGGGGTAGTCGACTGCTTTTTCACTGCTTGCCGAGCAATGGAGGACTTTGGCTTCACCTTGACCTTTGGTTGTCTAGGTTTGCCCGCCCCAGCGCCTAGTGAAAAGAAGGAGCCAGTTTGTAAATAGTTGCGCACGACCAAGAAAAGTACAACGGATAATCCCAAGATGATAATCGTACTGACAGGATCTTGGATGAGTGTTATCAAAAATCCGTAAATCGCCAATACGATCACTATCATAATCACTGGTGGAATACGGCGTAACATAGGGCTTCACCTCTATGGGAATAAAAATGCCTCACGTTATCCGGTCGTAACCATTCTTTCCTGCACGTGCTTCTGATCAAGCTCCCGCATCTTTTGGAAGGAAGCGATGGCTACCTCGACTTGGCTGTCATCTGGTTCACGAGTCGTGATCTTTTGCAACCACAATCCTGGATAACCAAGGTAACGTAGGACTGGTACATCACGGAGCTTGTTTGTCCACTGCAAAACCTCATAAGAGACGCCGATTACCAGTGGCAAAAGAACAATGCGCTGTACGACCCTCTCCGTCAGGGAGTCATAACTGAACAGTGAGTAAATCACGACACCGACAAACACTGAGAAAATGAGAAAACTGCTCCCACAACGATAATGCAGAGCGGAAAATTTTTGTACATTCGCTACTGTTAATTCTACCCCGGATTCGAATGCGTTAATCACTTTATGCTCGGCTCCGTGGTATTGAAAGAGCCTTTTAATCAACGGTGCTTGTGCAATCGCTGTAATGTAGCCGAGAAGGAGCAAGATTTTAAATCCGCCTTCAGCCAACGTTTGTGGAACGCCATCCGGTACCCATTTTCCGAGTAAAAAGTCTGCCAGGAAAACGGGAACGAGTGTAAATACGAATTTCCCGAACAGGAAGGAAAGTACCCCGACAACAGCAACACCTAAAATCATGGTGAGCTTCGATGGACTTTCAGAAACCTCTTCTCCAGACTCTATACTGTATTGTTCAGAGGCGAAGTTGAGATGTTTGGCCCCATTGGCGCTGGCTTCGACCAAACCAACAATCCCACGCAAAAACGGAATTTTTTTCAGCGTAGTAATCCATTTATATTCCGATCTTGGGGATTCAAAATACTCAATTTCATGATTTTTTTTGCGAACAGCCGTAACAGTCATGGTTTTGCCACCGAACATAACACCTTCGATGACGGCCTGACCGCCGTAGCTAGGTACGTTTTGTTGCGCCAATACTATCACCATCCTTACCACTATATTAACGGAAATGGCGACTTGAAGCTACAAGGAGTTCGCATTTTTCCAACAAATGTAAAGCGAAAGTGAAAAGCTTAGAGGAAGAGCATACTAGAGAACAGAGGTGATAGAAATGGAAATAAGCAAAACAGGGCGGAAGCACAAGCAAGCGCGCGTATCCCATACAGAAGAAGGCAGGCAAGGGAGTAAAAGAATCTCCACTTCGAAGATTTTGGAGGTCGCCTTCTGGGGAACGATTATTTGGGGGTTTGTTCGTTTGATGGCTCACTTTTTGAACATGACTCCATATGGAGTTGGAGCCTTTGCACGTCCCTTTATCCGCATCGAGGACGAAAATACGTTTGCGAGCGTGTGCTTTGGCGGTATCGTGTTGTTCGTGGAAACAGCCGTTGCTTCATTTGTGTTCAGCTTGCTTTTTAGCCGGATCCGTGCGTGGTGGTTGGGACTCGTCTACGGGGCAGTCATGTTTGTGATAGCGGGTTTCTTCTTCCATATTAAAAATTGGGAGGTGGCCACTTTAAGTGCGGAAGCCGCTTGGTATTTGACGTTTGGCTTGTTCATTGGGATGACCATCATACTCGAGCAATCAGACGAGAATCATACATGGAATGAGTCCACAAGGTAGGAGGATTTCTCCATTCCTTGTCAAAATGGATGTAACAATATTCGAAATGTTGTATAGATGAATGCCCACTATGGAACCAGGACGGCTTGTGGTAAAATGTTTCATTAGTAAAAAAACTTTTTTCGAAGACTGTAAAATATGGGGGAGGAATGGTCGATGACTTCCGTCTTGTTACTGAATGGGCCCAATCTGAATTTATTGGGGACAAGAGAGCCGGATGTTTACGGAAGGGAAACGCTGGAGGATGTGGTGACAATCCTGACGGGTGTCATGGATGAGTTGGGCGGAAAGCTTGAGCATCTCCAATCGAATCATGAAGGTGTCCTCATCGACGCGATTCATCAGGCGAGAGGTGTCCATGACGGCATCTTGATCAATCCAGGGGCATTCACACATTACAGCTATGCGATCCGAGACGCATTGGCCAGTGTGGCTCTGCCAACGATTGAAGTACATATTTCCAATATTCATGAACGGGAACCATTTCGCCATCACTCCGTCATCGCTCCTATCGCGATTGGACAAGTTGTCGGATTGGGGATCGATGGATATGAATGGGCACTAAGAGCGCTTGTCCGTAAAATCGAAAAAAAATAATAGCATTCAAAAAGGGGAAAAAGCTGCCATGAAACAACGTCTGCATAAATTGCGTGAGGCACTTACAAAAGTTGGAGCAGAGGCGTTTATTACCGAAAAAACAGAGAATCGCTTCTACTTGAGTGGTTTCACCGGATCAACGGGATGGGTGATTGTCACCGAAACAGAGGCGTTTCTCGTCACAGACTTCCGCTATGTGGAACAAGCGCAAGAACAAGCACCTGATTTTACGGTGGTAAATAACGAGAGAAAAGCTGTTGAAGCGATGGCAAAGCTCCTGCAAGAAAAAGGGATTAAGCGTTTGGCATTCGAGAGCAGCGTGTCCTTTAGCACCTATCAGGAATGGAACAAAGGATTTGACGGAGTAGAACTGGTGCCAACAAGTGGTCTGCTTGAAAAAATCCGCATGTTTAAAGACGAATCCGAGATGGTTATTATTCGTGAAGCGGTTCGTATCGCGGAAGCGGCATTTACGCATATTCAAGGCTACATCAAGCCAGGTGTGCGTGAATCCGATGTTGCTTTGGAATTGGAATACTTCATGCGCAAACAAGGAGCGACAGGCTCTGCCTTTGATATGATCGTAGCGTCAGGTGTGCGCGGTGCTCTGCCACATGGACGAGCTTCCGAGAAAGTGATTCAGGCAGGGGAAATGGTTACGCTCGACTTTGGTGCTGCTTATCAAGGCTACAATTCCGATATCACACGCACGTTGTCCGTGGGAGAGCCAGACCCGAAAATGCGTGAAATCTACGAAATCGTTTTGCGTGCCCAACTCGCGGGTTTAGAAGCACTGAAGCCAGGTGTATCTGCAAAAGACGCTGACGCAGCAACGAGAGATATCATCACAGCAGCAGGCTATGGCGATGCCTATGGACATAGCGCAGGTCACGGTCTCGGACTGGAAGTTCACGAGCTGCCAGGGCTGTCGACTGTAAGTACCTTCGTATTGGAGCCAGGTATGCTCGTAACGATGGAGCCAGGTATTTACGTAACCGGACTTGGTGGCGTTCGGATCGAAGACGATGTGTGGATTACAGCCAATGGTCATGAGAACCTGAACAAGTCCACGAAAGAGTTGCTCATTTTGCCTGTGTAATTTATACTTATTCTGTTATTGATTGATTTGGGAGGACTACCATGATCTCTGTAAACGATTTTCGTACCGGTTTGACAATCGAAGTGGATGGCAATATTTATACCGTGCTAGAATTCCAACACGTAAAACCAGGTAAAGGTGCGGCTTTCGTTCGCTCCAAACTGCGCAACCTGCGCAATGGCAACACGACGGAAATGACTTTCCGTGGCGGTGAAAAAGTTAACCCTGCCCGCATCGAATCCAGCACCATGCAATACCTGTATGCGAGCGGAGACGAGTACACTTTCATGAATACGGAAACATACGAGCAAATGACGTTCACTCACAATCAAATCGAGCGTGAACTGCGTTTCCTCAAGGAAAACATGAACGTGCAAATCATGCAGTACAACGGAGAAACAATCGGTATTCAATTGCCGAATACGGTTGAACTCGTTGTAACAGAATGTGAGCCAGGTGTAAAAGGTGACACTGCTTCTAACGTAACAAAGAAAGCAACCTTGGAAACTGGTTTCGTAGTAAACGTTCCTCTCTTCGTAGAAGAAGGAGAGCGTCTGATCATCGATACTCGTACGGAAGCATACGTTTCCCGCGCGTAAAAGTACGGATTGCTAGAAAAAGCTGTGCCCAAATGGGTGCAGCTTTTTTTATGTGCTTCTCTTATTGATACCATATTGTAAAAATTATGTAATTGCACTACATTAAGTGATACGGAGAAATAGTAGGGTGGAGGGGGATGGCTTTGAGAACGGAACAAGAAATGATGAGCATGCTGATCGATTTCGCCAGGAAGGATGATCGAATCCGCTTGGTAACTTTGGAAGGGTCACGTACGAACAAAAATATACCCGCTGATCCATTCCAAGATTATGATATTTCGTATTTTGTGACTGAGATGGATTCTTTCAAGGAAAATGATCAATGGCTCGATGTTTTTGGGAATCGAATCATGATGCAAAAACCGGAGGATATGGAGCTTTTTCCGTCCGAGTTAGGGAATTGGTTTTCCTATCTCATGCTATTTGAGGATGGAAATAAAGTAGATCTGACGCTGATTCCGTTAGATGAGACAGAGCCGTATTTTGCAGATAGCGACGGCCTGGTAGAGGTTTTGCTGGATAAGGACGAGCGTATCAAACACGAGGTGCTCCCTTCCGATCATCAATATTGGACCCGGAAGCCAACTGCTAGAGAGTTTGATGACTGCTGTAATGAATTTTGGATGGTCTCTACGTACGTTGTCAAAGGTCTGGCGAGAAAAGAAATCCTGTTTGCGATCGACCATCTCAACGAAATTGCCCGACCGAATTTGCTCCGCATGATGGCTTGGCAAATCGGATGTGAGAAAGGGTTTACGTTTAGTGTCGGGAAAAATTATAAATTTATCGATCACCATCTTCCAAAAGAAGATTGGGATTCCTTACTATCCAGTTATCGCGAAAATAGCTACGCAGACATGTGGGAATCGTTATTCACTTGCTATGAGCTCTTTCGAAAGTACTCAAAAGCGGTGGCAGAAAGTCTCGGATATCCGTACCCAGCTTACGATGAAGCCATTACCAAGTATGCGGGAAATATCTACCATTCTTGGAAGTAATGGATGGAACTCGACCGCCTTTATCAAGGGCGGTTTTCTTTTTGGATGGTATCAATCGACCAAAAAAGCTGGCGAGAAGAAAAAGCACAGAGCTCGTAGACCTTGACAACGCCTACCCAGTCGGAACTTAAAAAAGGGGACTACGCTTGTCGAACACTTCTTCTTTGAGATTCTTCCGCCCGTAGGGTGGCTTTGGCTCGACGGTCCCCTTTTTTAAGTGTAGACGGCCAGTGACCCCCCATGCTGGCGTGTCAGAGTCGAAGAGAACTGTGCTTTTTCTTCTCCTCCACCATGTTGGCTCAAACTTTTTTAAAAAAAAGTAATCATTTTTGGAAAGAAAATACAAGTTGATCCGTTAATCCATACGAGCCTGCCAAAACGAACGCTGCGCAGCGAACTTTTTTGAAATGGGAGGACTTCCTTTGCAGGATGATTGGTTGCTCATACAACAGGTACAAAAAGGGAATCGGGATGCCTACGCGTACCTGGTCGACAAGTACAAAGAACGATTATACAGCTATCTTTATCGAATGACGGGGCAGCAGCAGGATGCCCAAGACCTGACACAAGAGGCTTTCATCAAAGCGTACTGTCAACTGGATAAATATAAGCCGACAGATGCTTTTTTGGCCTGGCTGTATCGGATTGCGTCCAACCTGTGTATAGACGCGTGGCGCAAGAACAAGCATTACGCCAAAACATCTTTGGAAGAGACAAGACTGATTGAATCCGATACACCCGAAAAAGCATATTTGGAAAAAGAAAAGCAAGATACCTTGCAGCAGCAAATCATGGCGTTGGGTGAAGAATACCGGGTTGTGTTTTTGCTGAAATACTTGGAACAGATGAGCTACAAAGAGATTAGCGAAATTTTGCATGTTCCGGTTACAACTGTACAAATGCGTATCCATCACGCCAAGAAAAAGCTCCGGGCTAGTATCGCGCAAGAAATGTCAGGAGGTGCTGCTATCTATGAATTGCTCCAAAACTGAAGAGTTGCGCAAGTATTTGACTGATGAGCTATCTGCAGGTGAATCTAGACTGCTGGAACGACATGTCGAAGAGTGCCTGCTCTGTCAGAATCGATTGATGGAGGAAGAGGATAGCAGCGAGGAGTTCCCGAGCCTGCACGTTCCAAGTGCGTTGCCCGCAGATTTTACTTCAAAGGTGATGACAGCGTTAGAGCAAGTGAAATTGCCAAAACCAAAGCCAAACTGGAAAAAAAGGAGTGTAAACATTTTGAAGAAAACAGCGTTAGCAGTAGCGAGTGTCACGGCAATCATTACGTTTGGGTCCATGGTGTCTCCGACTTTTGCGAGCTACGTAAACAGTGTCATACAATCCATACAAGGCATCGACCAAGGAATGAAGCAGGCAGCAGAGAAGGGTTATGTCCAAGAAATCAATAAAAAGGTGACGGATCAAGGAATTACATTGAATGTGAAAGAAGTAGTTGCTGATCCGGTGCGAATGGCTATCTTCGCTCAAGTCGTCGATCAAAATGGCAAGCGGATCCCGTTTGAACCGGGTAAAATCGATGTGAACCTCACGTATAAAACGAAGTCAGGTGAAGAGCTCAATCCAGATGGAGGGGGCTATAGCATCGGGGAGGAAGGCGAATATCTTGTCATTAGTCATGATATCTTCCAATTCCTAAAAGAAAGTAAGACGCAACTGGATGAAATGGTTGTTGGCGTCGACGCAACGATGCTGGATGGAAAAGAAGGCAACTGGAAGATGGAGTTTCCAGTGGATTTGAAAAAGGCGAGAGCGGCAGCAAATGAAA is from Brevibacillus brevis and encodes:
- a CDS encoding DUF1385 domain-containing protein, with amino-acid sequence MVIVLAQQNVPSYGGQAVIEGVMFGGKTMTVTAVRKKNHEIEYFESPRSEYKWITTLKKIPFLRGIVGLVEASANGAKHLNFASEQYSIESGEEVSESPSKLTMILGVAVVGVLSFLFGKFVFTLVPVFLADFLLGKWVPDGVPQTLAEGGFKILLLLGYITAIAQAPLIKRLFQYHGAEHKVINAFESGVELTVANVQKFSALHYRCGSSFLIFSVFVGVVIYSLFSYDSLTERVVQRIVLLPLVIGVSYEVLQWTNKLRDVPVLRYLGYPGLWLQKITTREPDDSQVEVAIASFQKMRELDQKHVQERMVTTG
- a CDS encoding patatin-like phospholipase family protein — its product is MKADAVFEGGGVKGIAFIGALRVMEENGYTWERLAGTSAGSIVAALLGAGYSSHELKPIFEELDYLHFLKRSGLGRLPLIGPIYELVVREGIYRADRIELFIEELLLRKGVRTFGDLPPGKLKVVASDVTDGKMLILPDDLTRYGVEPDHFPVARAVRMSSSIPFFFQPAKLTSAGHVHYIVDGALLSNYPVWLFDVPGTPRWPTIGFRLSDDQDKREATSIKGLFSFSRGLLATMLDAHDRLFVEKAKAVRTIFIHTLGVRTTQFQLSKEMRQQLFESGEAAAHKFLAQWDFEDYVKVFRNSSPKMLV
- a CDS encoding M24 family metallopeptidase; amino-acid sequence: MKQRLHKLREALTKVGAEAFITEKTENRFYLSGFTGSTGWVIVTETEAFLVTDFRYVEQAQEQAPDFTVVNNERKAVEAMAKLLQEKGIKRLAFESSVSFSTYQEWNKGFDGVELVPTSGLLEKIRMFKDESEMVIIREAVRIAEAAFTHIQGYIKPGVRESDVALELEYFMRKQGATGSAFDMIVASGVRGALPHGRASEKVIQAGEMVTLDFGAAYQGYNSDITRTLSVGEPDPKMREIYEIVLRAQLAGLEALKPGVSAKDADAATRDIITAAGYGDAYGHSAGHGLGLEVHELPGLSTVSTFVLEPGMLVTMEPGIYVTGLGGVRIEDDVWITANGHENLNKSTKELLILPV
- the aroQ gene encoding type II 3-dehydroquinate dehydratase, giving the protein MTSVLLLNGPNLNLLGTREPDVYGRETLEDVVTILTGVMDELGGKLEHLQSNHEGVLIDAIHQARGVHDGILINPGAFTHYSYAIRDALASVALPTIEVHISNIHEREPFRHHSVIAPIAIGQVVGLGIDGYEWALRALVRKIEKK
- a CDS encoding RNA polymerase sigma factor, giving the protein MQDDWLLIQQVQKGNRDAYAYLVDKYKERLYSYLYRMTGQQQDAQDLTQEAFIKAYCQLDKYKPTDAFLAWLYRIASNLCIDAWRKNKHYAKTSLEETRLIESDTPEKAYLEKEKQDTLQQQIMALGEEYRVVFLLKYLEQMSYKEISEILHVPVTTVQMRIHHAKKKLRASIAQEMSGGAAIYELLQN
- the efp gene encoding elongation factor P, which produces MISVNDFRTGLTIEVDGNIYTVLEFQHVKPGKGAAFVRSKLRNLRNGNTTEMTFRGGEKVNPARIESSTMQYLYASGDEYTFMNTETYEQMTFTHNQIERELRFLKENMNVQIMQYNGETIGIQLPNTVELVVTECEPGVKGDTASNVTKKATLETGFVVNVPLFVEEGERLIIDTRTEAYVSRA
- the mntR gene encoding transcriptional regulator MntR produces the protein MPPTPSMEDYLERIYNLIEEKGYARVSDIAEALEVHPSSVTKMVQKLDKDKYLVYEKYRGLVLTPKGKKIGKRLVDRHSLLEEFMRIIGLDEEHIYQDVEGIEHHLSWESITCLEYLVQYFEADPKRIEELRNIRLLDEQKEE
- a CDS encoding NADPH-dependent FMN reductase, which encodes MKIVGIAGSMNANSTTKQAVHIVLEAAKAAGADVEMIHLADWKLPLYDDRDDTSTYPEIVHQFVKAVSEADGLVIGSPEYHGTMTGALKNAIDFLEGRILRDKQVAIIGVSGGSMGATNTVNTLQLIMRNLHAWPLPSSPSIPSAYNAFTPEGKLKDERLQARMEQLGQQLVQYVQMMNQTPEKQLR
- a CDS encoding YqhR family membrane protein; the protein is MEISKTGRKHKQARVSHTEEGRQGSKRISTSKILEVAFWGTIIWGFVRLMAHFLNMTPYGVGAFARPFIRIEDENTFASVCFGGIVLFVETAVASFVFSLLFSRIRAWWLGLVYGAVMFVIAGFFFHIKNWEVATLSAEAAWYLTFGLFIGMTIILEQSDENHTWNESTR
- the ant(6) gene encoding aminoglycoside 6-adenylyltransferase translates to MRTEQEMMSMLIDFARKDDRIRLVTLEGSRTNKNIPADPFQDYDISYFVTEMDSFKENDQWLDVFGNRIMMQKPEDMELFPSELGNWFSYLMLFEDGNKVDLTLIPLDETEPYFADSDGLVEVLLDKDERIKHEVLPSDHQYWTRKPTAREFDDCCNEFWMVSTYVVKGLARKEILFAIDHLNEIARPNLLRMMAWQIGCEKGFTFSVGKNYKFIDHHLPKEDWDSLLSSYRENSYADMWESLFTCYELFRKYSKAVAESLGYPYPAYDEAITKYAGNIYHSWK